One Pangasianodon hypophthalmus isolate fPanHyp1 chromosome 7, fPanHyp1.pri, whole genome shotgun sequence genomic window, TGTATGTGTGATTACGCAATTAcataatgtcatttaaaaaaaaaaatacattgacAATCTAAAACAGGAGTGTCTTGCCTTGCTCCTGGACATAACTGCCGCTAGAGTTCCCCTAATTTATCACTCCTGATACAGCTGGTCAAGTTTTGTTAAATTAGGGCTTGAACTagactaaaattaaaattgattaAATGAACACTATTAAAATTGTTCTCAGGAAAGTGTTGACATGCACACTGCTTAATGTAGGTCATTTACACTGTGTTTGGATaaagtgtaatttttaaatgacAACTCTAGATCCACCTGTACCTGGCAAATCAGTAGCAAATAAACTTTTTTGCTTGTGACATTTATACCCTTGCAcagaaaatgttattaaatttgTGCACTAAACACATATAGTTGTATGTGAAGAAGTTGCTTCTTGAGCATGGATGTCAATGACTCAGTACTATTACAGACACCACAGAATTCTATGCACCAGATCATGCAGAAATCTTCACTTCTTTAATACAGAATTTGGAATGAAAACCCAAAATTCACAGAAAAGGACAAATCTAAAACAGTAGGAAAACACATTCCATATTAACATTCCTGTCTTTTCACAGATTATAATCAGGACATGAATTATAATTCCAGCTCACACATACAATGAACATTTTAACACAGCTGAAGTGGTGGTGTGTTTCAACATTCCCCTGGTTTGACTATGTAAATGTCGGGCTGATTTTgcctgtagaaaaaaaaaagagagaaagtaatAAGTGCTGGGATTAAGCTTGATGCACTGCAATCATGAGATGCTCTTATTTGTCGTGTTCTTAGTTAAAACAAAGGATATTCAAGTCACATTAAggttacacaaaaaaaataaataaataaaaatctcaatGACAGCCAGCCAGATCAAGTTTTTGCTCAGCTCCCCTGTCCtgaacattttagtgtttttcctgctcgtAATAAACCTGAGTTAGAGCAGGGGAAACACTAACATACAGAACAGGGTCAGGTCATTGAGACCTGTAGAGACCTTCATTACCCAGTTCAGGTGTATCAAGATCTAGGACATGGTCCCCATGAATACAAGGGAGAACTGGGCTAGGTAAAGAATCCAAGAAGTTAGATTGGGAGAGTTGGAGATTGAGGGTATTATTTTATGTTGCAATCAGTAGAgtacaggttcccaaccctggtcctggagtagcccctgtcctgcacattagTGTCTTCCCTGTTCCCAGCAAACTAATCAGCTGATTAAGAGCCTGAGTtgaggtgtgtgttacagtacactaaaaaaatgtacagaactgggttgggaacctgtgcagTAGAAACTTACCGTTTTTCAGCGCAGAACGTGCATATGTTTCCATATGTCACCCCATCGGACCCGCACACAGGGACATACTCGCGCGTGCACACTGGGGAGGAATATCCGTCGCAAACACTCTGTAAAAACAAAGTCATTACACAACACTGATACCTACACCAAGCAGAAGAGACAAATTGCTTATTCACCCACCTCCGTTAATTGACTGTCGCCTCGAACAGCAGCTGCTCTAGTCCAAGCTAGAGGAAAAGAGTGGAAATACAGTTATTTCAGCCTATAAGCTACATAcatacacccacccacccatacacccacatacatacatatatacatatacataaacaaACCCCGGTGCGTTGGCGAGCGTCAACAACGCACCCTTTTACGCATAATGAGACTTTTTTAGTAGATAATTCTTGTCATGGCTAAACTTTATGTTCAAGTCTAGATTTATTAAACCCGTAATTAATACTAAATAGCGTCCCAAACCCATAGGCTATAGGGACAGGATGCTTTTGTCTGCACTTCATCTTATTAATTCAAACTTGTTAGACTATGTACAATGCCAAATACTACTTTAGACATGTTATAGTATACTTATTACAGGAAATAtcctacaaaaacaaaagaaaagaaaaggaaagaaaagaaaaggctaATTTCACCGGTCTTACCAAGACCtttctattatatataaacGCTAAGAGACTCACCAGCCACAGAGAGAAGGACGAGAAAGAGCCGCACAAACATGATGAACTGACTGAGACGCTGTCAACACACCGGAATGAGGCTCAGGCCCGCGCGCGCGCCCATTTATCACTCTGCCGAGAGGCGGCGCTCGAGCTTTGAGCTTTTACAAAGATCATTAACGAGTCTTTTACCATCAAGTATAGCtatttaagataaataaaaaggaaagaaatgctTTCGTTGTCGTTAGATACATTTTCCACCTCAGGTGAGAGTATTATCAGGGGGCATCTgtcacagaaacacaaaaaaaacactctatAGGGTACAGTGCTAGACTGTTTTGCATGAAGAACCACATTGATGGGAATGATGGGAAATAGTATCTAACGGCTTTTCTAACGCGTTCTCCGACCTGGACAAACCTGAAAACGcatgagtcagtgagtgattcagtgattcagtgagtcagtgaatcagagCACGCGGCTCAGGTCACTAAAGAGCCGACTCTATCAACTCCCAAACggatcattgtgtgtgtgtgtgtgtgtatatatatatatatatatattacccaACCAAAGTTTTTGCATTacattttgcattgtttgttatttaaaaaaatcagtttttatataaaaaatctttttagttaaatgttaaaacagcACTTTGCTTTTCTTAACATACAAAGTGTGACCTAAATGTGATCCTACTTAAACAACTTTGGTACAGCTTTGGAAGATGGTTGGCAACACCAcacaggatttttatttttattcaaaggAATACTAATCCACCCTGCccccatatactgtatatactgggcatggtggctcagtggttaggcctcgcccctccggggttgggggtttgaatcccgcctccaccctgtgtgcacggagtttgcatgttctccccttgCTTTGGGGATTCcgtccaggtactccagtttcctcccccagtccaaagacatgcactgtaggctgattggcatttccataTTGTCCAtagtgtatgaatgagtgtgtgtgattgtgccctgtgatgggttggcaccctgtcccgGGTGTTCCCAGCCTTGAGTCCCTTGGGATATTCTCTGGGCTCTCCATGACCctctgtaggataagcggtacaatGTATGGATATATCCAGCGGTACAATGTATGGATATATCCAGGGgactatatatgtgtgtatgtggtttgtgttttcattattcattccATACAATGTGTAACATCCCACTCCTGCACTACAGATAGCTACCAACGGTTTGAAAATCTGACTGTCTGTGAAAGTCTGTAACTGTCCATCTATGGAAGATCAATTGTAACAGCTGCTTTCCCTCATATTTATTCAGGAAGGTGCCATAATCTCTTTTTCCAGGGAGTCTCATTTGATTACATTCAAGCTTTACCACTGATTTATTTAgaggtgtttatttttgtgcatatgGTATAGGGATAGTAGTATTGCAAGTTATGCATAACAAGTTGCATACATATAACAATTGCATTGAAAACATAGAATATGGATAGTAAATCACTGATTCAGTCAGTATTGTGATATGTTGAGCCAATTGCAAACTATAATTGAATGCACAattgtgtacagtgtagtgtggaATCTATAAAAATCTATAGTTTATTCAATGGTGAAACGTAAGATGTTGAAAAAAAGTTGCAATTTCAATGTCGATTCGGTTTGCAAAATCAAAATCAACAGTGATTCAACCTTGATCCATGATGTTGACTCACCTGTGAATAAATGTTGAAATGCCAGCTGGGATATTTGCATTGAGAAATGCATTAAGCAATCCAAGTTTTAAGTGCCTACACTTATCCAGACATCTGTTTACATCACCAATGCactatattacatattataacaGGCAGATCTGTAGCCTCACACTGCCTTTCACACACAGATAAGAGTCAAATATCTATATGAGTGCCAGATAACTGTTGATAAGTAGGCTATCATTGCAAAATTTTTAATCACAGTTGCATTGTGTGTGATTAACATAGCATCACTGGAtctattttttcctcatttaacaaacaaacaagcaactgTTTAGAAATGCAAGCCGACTCAAAGAGTCCACTCGGGCATGAACGACACATCATTAGTTCTGATTTTTTGCTGTAGTGCAAGGTGGGTCTGATCCTGGAGGATCCTACACTGCACATGTTCGTGTTTTCCATGCTTTGGCTTGAAAGACCTGTTCATTTGGTAATGGGTTGGATTAGG contains:
- the LOC113542919 gene encoding protease inhibitor 2, which encodes MFVRLFLVLLSVAAWTRAAAVRGDSQLTESVCDGYSSPVCTREYVPVCGSDGVTYGNICTFCAEKRQNQPDIYIVKPGEC